Proteins encoded by one window of Haliotis asinina isolate JCU_RB_2024 chromosome 6, JCU_Hal_asi_v2, whole genome shotgun sequence:
- the LOC137287830 gene encoding peptidase M20 domain-containing protein 2-like: protein MAATNMKETACEEIHRFAPDLNKISQAIWKNPEQYYEEVSAHHVLTDFLEKHGFEVERNYKLDTAFRAVFGKDGSGPHVAILCEYDALPEIGHACGHNLIAEVGVAAGLGVKAALQASGTGGKLTVLGTPAEEEGGGKIDLINADVFKDVDAAMMAHPTPYVTAFPVYLSDVGCVIKFHGRASHAAGFPWEGINALDAAVLCYQNISCLRQQMKPDWRVHGIINNGGVKQNIIPELTELTFSMRAPTDAELNVLKEKVSKCIEAAASATGCTVEYEFDRKKYSNLVTNKTLANAFEANARSIGVAFTPQEQLKGMICGSTDMGNVSYVLPSIHPIFFVGVGGCPNHTREFTAAAGSPEAQPYTLDVGKALAMTAVDIYTSPNTLAEMKEDFRRDMSSA, encoded by the exons ATGGCAGCCacaaacatgaaagaaacagcATGTGAGGAAATACACAGATTTGCGCCTGACCTAAACAAAATCAGTCAGGCTATATGGAAAAATCCTGAGCAATATTACGAAGAGGTGAGCGCGCATCATGTATTGACAGATTTTCTTGAGAAGCATGGGTTTGAGGTTGAGAGGAATTACAAGCTGGATACAGCCTTCAGGGCCGTGTTTGGTAAAGATGGATCAGGTCCTCATGTGGCCATACTGTGTGAATATGATGCCCTGCCGGAGATCGGACACGCCTGTGGCCACAACCTGATAGCTGAAGTGGGCGTTGCTGCGGGTCTTGGTGTGAAGGCAGCGTTACAGGCTTCTGGAACTGGAGGGAAG TTAACCGTTCTGGGTACTCCAGCGGAAGAGGAAGGTGGTGGTAAAATTGATCTCATCAACGCCGACGTCTTCAAGGATGTTGATGCTGCAATGATGGCGCATCCTACACCATATGTAACTGCATTTCCTGTCTATCTATCCGACGTAGG GTGCGTCATCAAGTTCCACGGTAGGGCGTCTCACGCTGCAGGCTTTCCCTGGGAAGGCATCAACGCCCTTGACGCTGCCGTACTGTGCTACCAGAACATCTCCTGTCTCAGACAACAGATGAAACCTGACTGGAGAGTGCATG GAATCATAAACAACGGTGGTGTCAAGCAAAACATCATTCCTGAGCTCACAGAACTAACATTCTCTATGAGGGCGCCCACTGACGCAGAGCTGAACGTTCTAAAGGAGAAAGTATCCAAGTGTATTGAAGCTGCTGCTTCAGCAACAGGATGCACG GTTGAATACGAGTTCGATCGAAAGAAATATTCCAACCTTGTCACCAACAAAACTTTGGCTAATGCATTTGAAGCTAACGCCAGGAGTATTGGAGTGGCGTTCACCCCGCAGGAACAGCTTAAGGGCATGATTTGTGGGTCCACCGACATGGGAAATGTGTCCTACGTTCTTCCAAGCATCCATCCCATATTTTTTGTTGGAGTTGGAGGGTGTCCCAACCACACGAGGGAGTTTACAGCGGCTGCTG GTTCGCCTGAAGCACAGCCATACACGCTAGACGTAGGAAAAGCCCTCGCCATGACGGCTGTTGACATCTACACATCACCAAACACCCTGGCAGAGATGAAGGAGGACTTCAGAAGAGACATGAGTTCTGcctag